In one Lachnospiraceae bacterium genomic region, the following are encoded:
- a CDS encoding ferrous iron transport protein A, translated as MMPLILANTDEEMMIKKVGGKTEVKGHLENLGFVAGAAVTVIAAIGGNLIVNIKGSRVAISREMAGKIMVD; from the coding sequence ATGATGCCATTGATACTAGCCAATACAGATGAAGAAATGATGATTAAAAAGGTCGGAGGAAAAACAGAGGTAAAAGGTCATTTAGAAAATCTTGGCTTTGTAGCTGGGGCAGCAGTGACAGTGATTGCGGCCATAGGCGGAAATTTAATTGTCAACATAAAAGGCTCCAGAGTGGCAATCAGCCGTGAAATGGCAGGGAAGATTATGGTTGATTAA
- a CDS encoding ferrous iron transport protein A, producing the protein MKTLRQVPVGGRAKVKKLHGEGAVKRRIMDMGITKGVEIYVRKVAPLGDPVEITVRSYELSLRKADAEMIEIE; encoded by the coding sequence ATGAAAACATTAAGGCAAGTGCCAGTAGGTGGTCGGGCAAAAGTTAAAAAGCTGCATGGAGAAGGAGCTGTCAAGAGGCGCATTATGGATATGGGAATTACTAAGGGCGTGGAGATTTATGTGCGTAAGGTTGCGCCGCTGGGAGATCCCGTTGAAATTACCGTGCGCAGCTATGAGCTATCACTGCGAAAAGCAGACGCAGAAATGATCGAAATCGAATAA